One genomic window of Streptomonospora nanhaiensis includes the following:
- a CDS encoding sensor histidine kinase: MRRLLRRLGFGRAPEPEPAQPAPRAAIAPAPPRPEPAPARQRAGAPGHAAPAPAYSVYNGAHAGAAYVSGPPSGRHAAEAAPPPPAGHEPDPALLTDALAGLAVRDLTMVESLLDIVGALEDSTEDPDLLAKLFEIDNLATRMRRNGENLLVLADQESDDSGMEPVALLDVARAATSEIKNYSRVHLGRLPEKYVAGEAADDISHLLAELLDNATNHSPDHSQVVISGQLMADGGLLLVVEDEGIGIPPEQLADLNARLAGTPILDKRVIRHMGLYVASRIAHRHGLRVQLEARAFRGLNAYTVIPANLITAYGPRPEPVVPGPSRMMPALAPQPTGHAAPPPGGPRRNGGTSAVTAAGLPRRSAAHAAPLRVLPTPAQDPPAPAGGGQGRDRAERIRDDLDGFLEGERAATRDTNRAE; the protein is encoded by the coding sequence GTGCGCAGACTGCTGCGCCGGCTGGGATTCGGCCGCGCGCCCGAACCCGAGCCCGCGCAGCCCGCGCCGCGCGCCGCCATCGCCCCGGCGCCGCCCCGCCCCGAGCCGGCCCCCGCCCGGCAGCGGGCGGGAGCACCCGGCCACGCCGCGCCGGCGCCCGCCTACAGCGTCTACAACGGGGCCCACGCGGGCGCCGCCTACGTGTCGGGGCCGCCCTCGGGCCGGCACGCGGCCGAAGCCGCGCCGCCCCCGCCCGCCGGACACGAGCCCGACCCCGCCCTGCTCACCGACGCCCTGGCCGGGCTGGCGGTGCGCGACCTCACCATGGTGGAGTCCTTGCTCGACATCGTCGGCGCGCTGGAGGACTCCACCGAGGACCCCGACCTGCTGGCCAAGCTGTTCGAGATCGACAACCTGGCCACGCGCATGCGCCGCAACGGCGAGAACCTGCTGGTGCTGGCCGACCAGGAGAGCGACGACTCCGGCATGGAGCCGGTGGCGCTGCTGGACGTCGCCCGCGCCGCCACCTCCGAGATCAAGAACTACAGCCGGGTGCACCTGGGGCGGCTGCCCGAGAAGTACGTGGCGGGCGAGGCCGCCGACGACATCAGCCACCTGCTGGCCGAACTCCTCGACAACGCCACCAACCACTCGCCCGACCACTCCCAGGTGGTCATCAGCGGCCAGCTCATGGCCGACGGCGGACTGCTGCTGGTGGTCGAGGACGAGGGCATCGGGATCCCGCCCGAGCAGCTCGCCGACCTCAACGCCCGCCTGGCCGGCACCCCGATCCTGGACAAGCGCGTGATCCGGCACATGGGCCTCTACGTCGCCAGCCGGATCGCCCACCGCCACGGCCTGCGGGTGCAGCTGGAGGCGCGCGCCTTCCGCGGCCTCAACGCCTACACGGTCATCCCCGCGAACCTGATCACCGCCTACGGCCCCCGGCCCGAGCCCGTGGTGCCCGGCCCCTCGCGGATGATGCCCGCGCTGGCGCCCCAGCCGACCGGGCACGCCGCGCCCCCGCCCGGCGGGCCGCGCCGCAACGGCGGGACCTCCGCCGTCACCGCGGCCGGGCTGCCCCGCCGCAGCGCCGCGCACGCCGCGCCGCTGCGGGTGCTGCCCACCCCTGCCCAGGACCCGCCGGCCCCGGCGGGCGGCGGACAGGGCCGCGACCGCGCCGAGCGCATCCGCGACGACCTCGACGGATTCCTTGAGGGCGAGCGCGCCGCCACCCGCGACACCAACCGCGCGGAGTGA
- a CDS encoding LacI family DNA-binding transcriptional regulator has product MSSSEVKRPVGINDVAARAGVSPGTVSNVLNRPERVAEATRRKVERAVQELDYVRNSSGRSLRAGRSDSVGLLVLDVTNPFFAEVARGVEDTAGEAGLAVVLLNSAEQAGRQRRAIRLLAEQRAAGAVVMPVDGDTADLLWLRKQGVPGVLLDRGDVSADIACSVAVDNHAGGLAAGRHLVNLGHERVTYLSGPADLEQCRTRLAGLRAALEESGLDPDASVRVIETEQLNAESGEKAVEEVLAGGPRKRPQAVFCSNDQLALGVLKGLGERGLSAPADLSVVGYDDVATAGLVHPGLTTVAQPKYDLGAAAMRLLLSELNDPDHTHERLRFAPELVVRGSTAAVRD; this is encoded by the coding sequence TTGTCCTCGTCCGAAGTCAAGCGTCCCGTGGGCATCAACGACGTCGCCGCGCGCGCCGGGGTGTCGCCCGGAACCGTCTCCAACGTCCTGAACCGCCCCGAGCGGGTCGCCGAGGCCACCCGGCGCAAGGTCGAGCGCGCCGTCCAGGAACTGGACTACGTCCGCAACTCCTCGGGCCGCAGCCTGCGGGCGGGGCGCAGCGACTCCGTGGGGCTGCTCGTCCTCGACGTCACCAACCCGTTCTTCGCCGAGGTCGCGCGCGGCGTGGAGGACACCGCGGGCGAGGCGGGGCTGGCCGTGGTGCTGCTCAACTCCGCCGAGCAGGCCGGGCGCCAGCGCCGCGCCATCCGGCTGCTGGCCGAGCAGCGCGCCGCCGGGGCCGTGGTGATGCCGGTCGACGGCGACACCGCCGACCTGCTGTGGCTGCGCAAGCAGGGCGTCCCCGGCGTGCTGCTGGACCGCGGCGACGTCTCGGCCGACATCGCCTGCAGCGTGGCCGTGGACAACCACGCCGGCGGCCTGGCCGCGGGCCGCCACCTGGTCAACCTCGGCCACGAGCGCGTCACCTACCTCAGCGGCCCCGCCGACCTGGAGCAGTGCCGCACCCGCCTGGCCGGGCTGCGCGCGGCCCTGGAGGAGTCGGGCCTGGACCCCGACGCGTCCGTGCGGGTGATCGAGACCGAGCAGCTCAACGCCGAGTCCGGCGAGAAGGCGGTCGAGGAGGTGCTGGCCGGGGGGCCGCGCAAGCGCCCCCAGGCGGTGTTCTGCTCCAACGACCAGTTGGCGCTGGGCGTGCTCAAAGGGCTGGGCGAGCGCGGGCTGAGCGCACCGGCCGACCTGTCGGTGGTGGGCTACGACGACGTCGCCACGGCCGGGCTGGTGCACCCGGGGCTGACCACGGTGGCCCAGCCCAAGTACGACCTGGGCGCGGCGGCGATGCGGCTGCTGCTGTCGGAGCTCAACGACCCCGACCACACCCACGAGCGGCTGCGCTTCGCGCCCGAGCTGGTGGTGCGCGGCTCCACGGCGGCCGTGCGGGACTGA